A single genomic interval of Camelina sativa cultivar DH55 chromosome 11, Cs, whole genome shotgun sequence harbors:
- the LOC104722720 gene encoding glutamate--cysteine ligase, chloroplastic-like: MVTATASSVVTTKPLTKEDLIAYFASGCKPKEMWRIGTEHEKIGFEVKTLRPIKFEQITALLNGIAERYDWDKVMENERTIGLTQGTKSISLEPGGQLELSGAPLETLHQTCDELHSHLHQVKNVAEELDIGFLGIGYEPKSSLEDVTLVPKKRFDFVNDHLARASLSGPDVFLRTCTVQVNLDYSSETDMIRKFRASLALQHVVTAMFANSPFSNGKPNGFLSVRSHTYIDSVKNRTGMLPFVFDDSFGFERYVEYALDLPMLFLIRNKIYLNCGGMTFRDFLSGKISHLSNEQPTIDDWETHIGTIWPDVRLKKYLEMRGADGGPLGMLCALPAFWVGLLYDEDSLQTTLNMIDDWTPEEIEMLRRQVPITGLKTMFRDMPLKHVAEDILKLAKDGLDRRGYNETGFLNAVAAVVRTGVTPAEKLLELYNGDWGKNIDHVFRGLQY; the protein is encoded by the exons ATGGTCACCGCAACCGCATCTTCTGTCGTCACGACCAAGCCACTGACCAAAGAAGATCTAATTGCCTATTTTGCTTCTGGTTGCAAACCAAAGGAAATGTGGAG AATAGGTACAGAACACGAGAAAATTGGTTTCGAGGTCAAGACCTTGCGCCctataaaatttgaacaaatAACTGCACTGCTTAATGGTATAGCTGAGAGATATGATTGGGATAAGGTGATGGAGAATGAAAGAACCATTGGTCTGACACAG GGAACGAAAAGCATATCACTAGAACCAGGAGGCCAACTAGAGCTAAGTGGAGCACCTCTAGAGACTTTGCACCAAACTTGTGATGAGCTCCATTCACATCTACACCAGGTGAAAAATGTTGCTGAAGAATTGGACATTGGTTTCTTAGGAATTGGCTATGAACCCAAATCTAGTCTCGAGGATGTAACTCTTGTGCCCAAG AAAAGGTTTGACTTTGTAAACGACCACTTAGCCAGAGCTAGCTTATCAGGACCTGACGTGTTTTTGAGAACGTGTACTGTTCAGGTCAATTTAGACTATAGCTCAGAAACCGATATGATCAGGAAGTTCCGGGCTAGTCTAGCTTTGCAACAT GTCGTGACTGCCATGTTCGCAAATTCCCCTTTCAGTAATGGAAAACCAAATGGGTTTTTAAGCGTGAGGAG TCACACATATATAGATTCCGTTAAAAACCGCACAGGGATGCTACCTTTTGTTTTCGATGACTCATTCGG GTTTGAGCGGTATGTCGAATACGCACTTGATCTTCCAATGTTGTTCTTAATTCGAAACAAAATCTATCTCAACTGTGGAGGAATGACATTTCGG GATTTCTTGTCCGGGAAAATTTCTCATCTCTCTAATGAACAACCTACCATTGACGACTGGGAAACTCATATAGGAACAATATGGCCAGAT GTCCGGTTAAAGAAATACTTGGAGATGAGAGGTGCTGATGGAGGTCCCCTGGGGATGTTATGTGCCCTACCAGCTTTTTGG GTGGGTTTGCTATACGATGAAGACTCTCTCCAAACTACTCTCAATATGATAGATGATTGGACTCCTGAAGAAATAGAGATGCTTAGGAGACaa GTTCCAATCACTGGCCTAAAGACAATGTTTAGAGATATGCCTTTGAAACATGTCGCAGAAGATATCCTAAAGCTAGCAAAG GATGGTTTGGACCGTAGAGGGTACAATGAAACCGGTTTCTTGAACGCTGTAGCCGCGGTGGTTAGAacag GGGTTACGCCTGCAGAGAAGCTCTTGGAGTTGTACAATGGAGATTGGGGAAAAAACATAGATCATGTGTTCCGGGGACTGCAGTACTAG